The Cyprinus carpio isolate SPL01 unplaced genomic scaffold, ASM1834038v1 S000000053, whole genome shotgun sequence genome contains the following window.
aaacatcaacCCGATtgctttatcccgtctttttgagcgttccgatcgtactgctactcccgagcccatttaccagggaccatcattatctccgcgctcagatgggaggtcgaatccGAAGGTGTTGACCTGCctagaaggggtaacgccccccGCTCGTTGCCCCACCGAACCGATGTTGTTTGTGCCGGAGGTGGGTTACGGTCAagacgttctccagtggggtcCATTGtttccagtgttgcttgtcacccCAGGGGTTTAGTAGAACTAGggtttctagtcaagcaacgattttttggtggcctggtatggctcgtgacgtccacgacttcgtcttggcttgttcagtttgcgctattggtaagacttccaatcgacctccagatgggttactcttaccgctgtctgtcccttcgagaccctggtccccaATTTTtttcgctagatttcattaccgcccCTCCCGCCCTCTACCTAGGGCAaatacggtgattttaaccgtagtgaccggttctcgaaggcgactcatttttattcccttgcccaaattaccatcagccaaggaaacagcggtagctgtcattgaccCACGTCTTCCGTAAATACATGGCCTTGCCCGACAGACGTGGTttgtttctgacaggggtccccaatttgtgtccaaaattttggcgagaatttttgtaattgtgttaggagcgactgttagtctttctttccgggttccatcccccagagcaatggtcaaaccgagcgagccaatcaggatgtcgaaaggggttttgcgatgtttggcttcccaataatccttcgtcctggtgtcagcaactctcaattgtggagtacgcacacaattctttaccagtgtcatctacggggcatgtctccatttaagtgtagtAGTAGTTTAGGGGTACCAACCCCCTAATttttgtcagtacggaatccgaggtttcggtcccctccgcacacgcactagtccagaggtgtcaccgcacctggaccagagctcgcagagctctgctccaggctaggtcgcgcaccaaggctaaggccgatcgccaccggtcgaagccctccccgttacgtcgtcggtcaaagagtgtggctttcaacccagaatattcagaatgcgttccgtttcgaataagcttgctcccaaataTTCCCAAAAATTTATTGGCcccgttttctgttaccaaaatcagtttaatccggtaacagtgcgtccttagccttcctccggcgtacaggaggggttcatcccgtgttccatgtgtccaaaattaaaaccggtgattttttttcccgtcttaacccgcctggccccggttcccccccccgcctcgtatcgttaatggggaagccacatatttggttaatcggattcttctggactctagacggaggggacgcggatttcagtacttggtggattgggaaggttacggtccggaggagagaaggtgggttcctgctcgggacatactggatcaccgccttTATTGATGATTACatctacaggtaaagcaggctgggaacgtcaggtgacgtccctaggggagggggtactgtcacggtaggaaatccattgtttcctccgtgtccatgttttgtgtttgtttgttgtactcacgtagtctccatgtgctcgtttggtttgattgttgtcacctgtgtgttgattgtctcgctccagctgatcctcattctccactcagctacatatactcacccatctctctgtctgttgtcagatcctcattcatgtctccacttcctagttggtttaccgtcttccgtgtctcgtgtgctggattgtgttcgtgttgtcgtcttcgtgtcagtgttccggtctgtttcctggttttcatccattgaccgtcttcaccttcacctgcgacttcaccatccagctcttctccgCTCCgcccaccgtagaccttcgtttccattgcctacattctggactctgatttcaataaacttcttctgattgcctgcaattgcttcctcctcttttacgagccGTCACAGTGATgcttttgatggacaaaatatTGGGGATCTCACATTTGacatggaaaaaaatgaaatccacaacacaatgcaatgggGAATAGCATGGAGCAAGGAAAAAACAGCTTCATGTCATGTAAAGTTTTTTgttcttcaaaaatgtttttatcaccCTATTTGTATTAAAACCTTGCGGAGGTACTGCTAACTGGAAAAAGAACAATGTCATGAGAAAAGGTGAGTGACTTATCCTGATTAACCTCAGTATGGACCAGTCAGCAGTGCTGACATAAAATTGCCATTGATTGCTTTATGAATCATGATtaccataaattaaataaattaataactaaagTAATAAACTTAACAGTTTTACAACAGTATCACTTTTATGTAGTGAAGCCCAGAGTCAGACTCATGAAGAAGACACTCTCAGACTCTCAAGGGCATTCAGATCAGCTGTCTGGGCCACTGGGTTTTTAACCCCCGTTCACATTAACCTGACCCTGTTCAGAGATGGTCAACCTGTGGAAGATAATCAGATCACAGGAGGAGAGATTCTGCCCAACGGAGACGGAACTTACCAGATGAGGAAGAGTTTGGTGATCAGTGAAGAAGAGCTACGTGAGGAACATGAATACAACTGCACAATGAAGCACCTCAGTCTGGACAACAAACTGGACTTTACATTTggtaaaaaaacactaacaaacatTCAAGACATGCAGCTTTTGAGTACATTAAAACCAAATCAAACAGTACATTTAgtaatcaaaatgaattaaaacaggtctactttgaatttacaaaaaaaaaactgtgtatatttacacatatattttACTATGTATATACGTCTAAATATACAAACGTGcatgtatattttgtgtatatttacacatataaGTTTCATTTATCTTACCTTAATTTCAGATGTCGCTGAATCTGACCCAGGATCATCTACGCAGTCTGTAGTTATCAGTGTGCTGGTGTTCATGTGTGTGGCTGTTCTCATCATAACTGCACTCATCATATGGAGGAAGAGACGAGCTGCTGGTAAACGATCTGTTTAGTCCAGTTCATTACATCTAATTCAGTTTAAACATTCACATACAcagttttgtgtttctgtagcGTTTACTAACTGTGTCTATATTTTTGTTCAGGACGAGACATCACAGAGTAAATACTCTCCTACTCCATGTGAGTACACTGTGTTTTAAagtattaacaattaaaaatgtacaagtaATAGGCATTTAGCAGCATGTTCAGTTTAATTTGAGAAACTTGTAActaaaggatttttttattattattttcagcttCTGCCGCTAATGAAAAGTGAGTCTATGTTAAGGTAAAAATTAAGGTCAAGACAATACATGCAAAACCTAAAATATCTTAGCATTTGTTTGGTGGATGCCATTTGGGTTATGTTATGATAACAATGGAAATTAAGAGTGTTAAGATGGAAAATTAAAGAATGTAATAGgaacacaaaaatactaaatttttgcaGCTGTATTCCTTGCTGGTACAAGGTAATCTACTTTTGTCTTTAGAAATGTCTAAAACTTGATGGTAGAATAGCACTgaattttgtatgtttgttatcACCAAACTCCATTTGATATTTGATCATTGGaaatatgttttgattaaaatccCAGAAAATGTAACCTGGATATAATGTATATTTCTCAATGTGCAGGTTTTTAATTAAGTTTCAAGAATCACTGCACTACTTTTGAAGGATCTGAGGATCCTCAAATGCAAACTGTGTGTGTTGCTTCAAGAGAGCAACCATACATTTGAGttgtgttttaatttctttcttttatattcatGTATTCTTCATTCgtttattaattcataataatttatcatttaattgttttatgattgcatttaatcattataattttttattattatttttttaaatgtgtattgtgtattatttttttttttttttttattgattagtcatttatattacattatattgttgttttttatatattatttttccattattgTTTAGTCTTATAACTGTGTGTTTCAATGGCTGATTGTCTtcataaataagaaataagagGGAATGTTCATGGAAATTCAAGGTCAGATGAGACATACTCAAATGattcaataaactttttttttttcttatcattatcaCTTCGTCTCCTAATTCTGCTGTTCACTGGCTTTACTCAGTCAGCTTCTTGGCTGATAGAAGACTGTTAACAGAGTTTTGGTTATTTTGGGTAACAGACGAGACTTGCTGTTAATGGGTTTTGGGTATTAGGCAATTTTGCTGACTAGTTGTTCTGTTACCAGACAAAATGgatattttctgacaggatctggCATCTGGGGCTGGATCTTAATTTTCTGGCATGGAGGCATGATCTAACACTGTGAAGGAGCCAAGGGTTCTTAATAACAACCTATGTGTGTATGGTTTTAAGTAATCAGAATCTTTTGTTGTGTGCTGTGTTTTCATCACATGTTAGAGATGAAATAATGTCTCCATCTCTAGGTTTTTAATATCATATGTTAACATTGTGAAGCAGTAATTTTCCATAGCGCTTGCTTTGGTATAATAACACTTGTTAAAATTGTGCTGGTCAGACAAATTCAGAATGAATATTAAGAAAGACAACTATTATTCTATAAATTCTGCTAATTTTTACCATCACTTCTGCTTCCTGCCTTTGTTTGCTCTCTTGGGCTGATAGAAGAGTTGACTGGTTTTGGATATCAAACAAAATGCAGTGTCTGAATGCAAAATCCACCTATAATAATAAGCTccacaaataaaaagaatagcAAACCATCTGTATTAAAATGATCAGatctggggtgtattccagaaagcagggttaacttaccgtgaacttaACCTTGAACTCTCATTTgatgtggttccaaaaacatgTCTGGGAGTTTGGAGTTTggtcattcaactcagagtattttcctggttaagactcaagacattctcaacagagcgacgaatcgacgagtcactatagaaatggacgctaagaaaaagcgcgccaagctgtttttttcttcttcttttgttcattagttgtttacatgcttagtgcatatcgccacctaatttttatttttttccatttaatctttaatccttgagaatgtgaattatattgtttgttttatgctaattatatattaagtcatgtTTAAGTCAAGATCATGTTCCAAGATGgtggcgcgtccacacgcagtggcttctctctgtcccgacagaacggtgttttcgtgttttttgtcttgtgagtcgcagtgtttttgtacatcgtcatcacgtctacctgtctttaagcgcatacagtcgtgagtttctgctggatgtcggcatcatcatttagagttaaactccgtgcACGCAGAACAGCTGCGGGCCCTCGGTCTGCTCcagaggcctacatcatcaccgacccccactgctgcatctcacCCACAGCGGAGGcaccacaagcggcgtgagaggaagcagaagaggggtaagcgcggaggtatccaggctaggctaacggctaacccacacaagccatctatccccaccatcgtactggctaacgtacgctctttggacaataagctggactacatccgattactacgttcaactcaaaggactgtaagagactgtgttgtgtttttgtgttcacggaaacatggcttagcaacagcgttccggactgcgctattcagcttgaccagctgacgtgctatcgagcagacagagctctcgttgcgggaggaaaaacccacggcggcgggctttgtgcttacatcaatgatgcgtggtgccgcgatgctgttgtgatctgcaaacactgctcacccttGGTGgagttttatgattattaagtgccggccgttctatctgccgagggaatatactgccatactgctcgttttcggtttacattcccctgaacaacaacaacagcaacaggaacgatgcactaaatgaactgcaccagcacatcagtgagcagcagacagcacaccctgatgcttttctcatcatagctggggatttcaaccatgctgactaaaagagtgtgtttccaaaaatacaccaacacattcattttccaacaagaggtaaaaacattttagactttgtttacaccatacagagaggagcttacaaagccctccccctacCCCACCTTGGTGcttcagaccacatcactgtcatgctaatgcctgcataaagaccgctcattaaagtcgccaaaccagttcaaaaacagattcaagtgtggccggaaggatcGTCAGAGggtcttcaagactgctttgatacaactgactggaatatgttttaagcaggctgccacttacaatataACACCACTGACCTGCCAGGAGTACTCAAGAGACTGTCACTgctacatcaacaagtgttattgaggatgtaacagtcacagaAACCATCCACTGTCCGGGgctaaccagaagccgtggatgacaggggaggtctacagacctCCTGGAGAGGCAGAACGCTGCATttagagctggagatgaggtggccTGAGAAAAGCCCacgggccaacctatcccgcggcatcagagaggctaagagacagtactcaaggaggatagcccatcaattcagtgacaaCAGAGACACttggagcctgtggcaggggatacagatcattacggactacaagcccccaccacggacctgtgacagcaacatctctctgctgaacgagctgaacaccttcttcgctcgctttgaggcacaaaacagctccactgcaaagaagactccacctcctcccggtgaccacgTGATGACGCTGACCTCGgtgatccttcagcaggatcaatgcacgcaaagctccgggtcctgacaacattcctgggtgtGTACTAAGAGACTGTgtagcagaactcactgatgtgtcttcacagacatttttcaacatctcacttagtcaggctgttgttccccacatgtttcaaaaactaccaccatcattccagtcccgaagacagaaccatctccatcctgcttcaatgactaccgtcctgttgcacttactcccatcctcatgaagtgctttgaacggctagtcatgcaccacatcaagtctgccctccccccccccggacccattccagtttgcatatcggtccaaccggtcgaccgatgatgccatctcaactaccctccactccagcactcacacatctagagaaaaaagactcatacgtcagaatgctgttcatagacttcagttcagcattcaacaccaATCATCCCCTTAACAGCTCCATTCACAAACTGATCAAGCtgggggctcaacacttcgctgtgcaactggctgtttggacttttctgactggaagaccgcAGGCAGTAcaggtcggcagcaacacatccagcaccatcaccaCTGAACACTGGGGGCCCCCCAGGATGTGTTGCtggagccccctcctcttcactcctactgacccacgactgcacaccgtcactcaacttccaacctcttcattaagtttgcggataaCACGACTGTGTGGTGGGTCCCCCCCTCATTAGCAACAAGGATGAGAccaactacaggagcgaggtgagccgcctggccggggtggtgcagtgacaacaatctctctctgaacgtggagaagacagaaggagattgttgttgacttcaggagagtgcacactcagcattgCTCCTCTgaaccatcaacggtgcgactgtggagagagtgagcagctccAGGAAGTTCCtggggtgtgcacatcacagaggacctctctcctggaccgacaacaccacagcactggccaagaaatcacaacagcatctctacttcctccgcaaactgaggagagcaagagccccaccccccatcatgtacaccttctaaggaggcaccatcgagagcattctgactagctgcatcactgtgttgtGGTTATGGCGCCTGccacgcgtcctgccggaagactctgcaaacgcatagtgagagcagctgagaagatcattggtgtctctccctcccccctccctcc
Protein-coding sequences here:
- the LOC109094606 gene encoding hereditary hemochromatosis protein homolog; translation: DGQPVEDNQITGGEILPNGDGTYQMRKSLVISEEELREEHEYNCTMKHLSLDNKLDFTFDVAESDPGSSTQSVVISVLVFMCVAVLIITALIIWRKRRAAGRDITE